One window of Candidatus Mycobacterium wuenschmannii genomic DNA carries:
- a CDS encoding acyl-CoA dehydrogenase family protein — protein MNDDETMLVATVREFVDKQVRPTVREVEHAGEYPEAWIEQMKRIGIYGLAVPEEYGGTPVSMWCYALVTQELARGWMSLAGAMGGHTVVAKLLTLFGTDEQKQRYLPPMATGEMRATMALTEPGGGSDLQAMSTTALSDGEDLVVNGAKTWISNARRSGLIALLCKTDPAAQPRHAGISVLLVEHGPGLTVSRDLPKLGYKGVESCELSFDGYRAPHSAILGGDAGKGFSQMMKGLETGRIQVASRALGVATAALDDALAYAQQRESFGQPIWKHQSVGNYLADMATKLTAARQLTRYAAEKYDLGERCDMEAGMAKLFASEVAMEIALNAVRIHGGYGYSTEYDVERYFRDAPLMIVGEGTNEIQRNVIAAQLVSRGGL, from the coding sequence GTGAACGACGACGAGACAATGCTGGTCGCGACGGTGCGCGAGTTCGTCGATAAACAGGTCCGGCCCACGGTGCGCGAAGTCGAGCATGCAGGAGAGTATCCCGAAGCGTGGATCGAGCAGATGAAGCGCATCGGCATCTACGGCCTGGCCGTGCCCGAGGAGTACGGCGGCACCCCGGTCTCGATGTGGTGCTACGCGCTGGTGACGCAGGAGTTGGCCCGCGGCTGGATGAGCCTGGCCGGCGCGATGGGCGGCCATACGGTGGTGGCCAAGCTGCTGACGTTGTTCGGCACCGACGAGCAGAAGCAGCGTTACCTGCCGCCGATGGCGACCGGCGAGATGCGGGCGACGATGGCCCTGACCGAGCCGGGCGGCGGTAGCGACCTGCAGGCCATGTCGACGACGGCGCTTTCTGACGGCGAGGATCTCGTCGTCAACGGCGCCAAGACCTGGATCTCGAACGCCCGCCGGTCCGGGCTGATCGCGCTGCTCTGTAAGACCGATCCGGCCGCGCAGCCGCGGCACGCCGGCATCTCGGTGCTGCTGGTCGAGCACGGGCCGGGGCTGACGGTGTCGCGCGACCTGCCCAAGTTGGGCTACAAGGGCGTGGAGAGTTGCGAGCTCTCGTTCGACGGCTATCGGGCGCCGCACTCGGCGATCCTGGGCGGCGATGCGGGCAAGGGCTTCTCGCAGATGATGAAAGGCCTTGAGACGGGCCGCATTCAGGTGGCCTCGCGGGCGCTGGGAGTGGCGACGGCCGCTCTCGATGATGCGCTGGCCTATGCGCAGCAGCGCGAGAGCTTCGGGCAGCCGATCTGGAAGCATCAGTCGGTCGGCAACTATCTGGCCGACATGGCAACCAAGCTGACCGCCGCCCGCCAGTTGACCCGCTACGCCGCCGAGAAATACGACCTAGGTGAGCGCTGCGACATGGAGGCCGGGATGGCCAAGCTGTTCGCCTCCGAGGTGGCGATGGAAATCGCTTTGAATGCGGTCCGGATCCACGGCGGCTACGGCTATTCCACCGAATACGACGTCGAGCGCTACTTCCGCGATGCCCCGCTGATGATCGTCGGCGAGGGCACCAACGAGATCCAGCGCAACGTGATTGCGGCGCAGCTGGTTTCCCGCGGCGGGCTCTAG
- a CDS encoding MaoC family dehydratase gives MVTGPYFDQVHTGQVFTGAPSMTLTPGLAAVHQSILGDRLRLPLDAELSAAVTGVPGTLAHPGLVCDVAIGQSTLATQHVKANLFYRGLTFFRFPAIGDTLFTRTEIVGLKKNSAKPDRAPNGLMALRITTIDQADRLILDFYRCAMLPLSADADPDGSNHADDLSKIGADLAPPPSAAAQWNGGAFRQRVTGPHFDPAVAGQVLHSSADVVTSAPELARLTLNLAGVHHDSRLGGRRLVYGGHTIGLALAQASKLMPNLATVLGWTSCDHTAPVYEGDTLYSELHIESAEQVDDGGVLGLRSLVYAFGDNPDEPRQVLDWRFTALQF, from the coding sequence ATGGTGACCGGCCCGTATTTCGATCAGGTGCACACCGGCCAGGTCTTCACCGGGGCGCCGTCGATGACGCTGACGCCGGGGCTGGCCGCGGTGCACCAGAGCATCCTCGGTGACCGCCTGCGCCTGCCCCTGGACGCCGAGCTGTCCGCCGCGGTGACGGGCGTGCCCGGGACGCTGGCGCACCCGGGTCTGGTCTGCGACGTCGCGATCGGCCAGTCGACGCTGGCCACCCAGCACGTCAAGGCCAACCTGTTCTACCGCGGGCTGACGTTTTTCCGGTTCCCCGCGATCGGCGACACCCTGTTCACCCGCACCGAGATCGTGGGGTTGAAAAAGAACTCGGCGAAGCCGGACCGTGCGCCGAACGGGCTGATGGCACTGCGGATCACCACCATCGACCAGGCCGACCGGCTGATCCTCGACTTCTACCGGTGCGCGATGCTACCGCTGAGCGCCGACGCCGATCCCGACGGCTCAAACCACGCCGACGACCTGTCGAAGATCGGTGCCGATCTCGCGCCACCACCGTCGGCCGCGGCGCAGTGGAACGGCGGCGCATTCCGGCAGCGGGTCACCGGCCCACACTTCGACCCGGCCGTGGCCGGGCAGGTGTTACACAGCAGCGCCGACGTCGTCACCTCCGCGCCCGAGTTGGCCCGCCTGACCTTGAATCTGGCTGGTGTGCATCATGATTCACGACTGGGCGGACGCCGGCTGGTCTACGGCGGCCACACCATCGGGTTGGCGCTGGCTCAGGCCAGCAAGCTAATGCCGAACCTGGCGACCGTGCTGGGCTGGACGTCGTGCGACCACACCGCACCGGTGTACGAGGGTGACACTCTCTACAGCGAACTGCACATCGAGTCCGCCGAGCAAGTCGACGACGGCGGCGTCCTCGGATTACGTTCGCTGGTATACGCATTCGGCGACAACCCCGACGAGCCGCGCCAGGTCCTGGACTGGCGTTTCACCGCGCTGCAGTTCTGA
- a CDS encoding CoA transferase — protein sequence MLDEARRVAAEIGGLLGVAVDADTVLAGRAAILNLPQPGLVSAGGATRLLPTADEWCAIALPRDDDVAALPALIEVDAVTEPWDALAAWAATHSAAEVAKRAQLLDIATAVLGEATAGAPAIRTCGAGVSPRPLDRLLVADLSSLWAGPLCGQLLARAGATVVKVESPRRPDGTRRGDPAFFDWMNARKLSYAVDFDSERLRALLGVADIVIEGSRPAALQRRKLDADSVAGRPGRIWVRINGYRDQPDRAAFGDDAAVAGGLVGGGLGGPVFFGDAIADPLSGLEAAWAIGESLHRGGGEVIDVAMAQVAARYAAFPRTEIPKAARPATTPASPLGADNAAVDRLVAERC from the coding sequence ATGCTGGACGAAGCCCGCCGCGTGGCCGCCGAGATCGGCGGACTGCTCGGGGTGGCCGTCGACGCGGACACGGTATTGGCCGGCCGTGCGGCGATCCTCAATCTGCCTCAGCCGGGGTTGGTTTCAGCCGGTGGCGCCACCCGGTTACTGCCGACAGCCGACGAGTGGTGCGCGATCGCACTGCCGCGCGACGATGACGTCGCCGCTCTGCCCGCGCTGATCGAGGTCGATGCCGTCACCGAACCGTGGGATGCGCTAGCGGCTTGGGCCGCAACACATTCGGCTGCAGAAGTCGCCAAGCGTGCCCAGTTGCTCGATATCGCCACCGCGGTTTTGGGTGAGGCCACCGCCGGTGCGCCGGCCATCCGAACGTGCGGCGCCGGCGTGAGCCCGCGACCTCTCGACCGGCTGCTGGTGGCGGACCTGTCGTCGTTGTGGGCGGGGCCGTTGTGCGGACAGCTCCTCGCCCGCGCCGGCGCGACCGTCGTCAAGGTCGAGAGCCCGCGGCGCCCGGACGGCACCCGCCGCGGCGATCCGGCGTTCTTCGACTGGATGAACGCCCGAAAGCTCTCCTACGCAGTCGACTTCGACTCCGAACGACTGCGGGCGCTGCTCGGCGTCGCCGACATCGTCATCGAAGGGTCTCGTCCGGCTGCCCTGCAGCGACGCAAACTCGACGCCGACAGTGTGGCCGGCCGCCCCGGCCGAATCTGGGTGCGCATCAACGGCTATCGCGACCAACCCGACCGCGCCGCATTCGGAGACGACGCCGCGGTCGCCGGCGGATTGGTCGGCGGCGGCCTCGGCGGGCCGGTGTTCTTCGGCGACGCGATCGCCGACCCGCTCAGCGGGCTCGAAGCCGCGTGGGCGATCGGGGAGTCGCTGCACCGCGGCGGCGGCGAGGTGATCGATGTGGCGATGGCCCAGGTGGCGGCCCGGTACGCGGCCTTCCCGCGCACCGAAATTCCGAAGGCCGCGCGGCCTGCCACGACACCCGCATCGCCGCTGGGTGCGGACAACGCTGCCGTCGACCGCTTGGTGGCCGAAAGATGCTGA
- a CDS encoding amidohydrolase family protein, with product MLIQRAVTLDGASVDIRVGERIDEIAESLTPQPGEDVLDAAGGTVLPGLHDHHVHLYSAAAAATSIRVGPPHVHDRAGLAAALAEAEPGEDGWIRAVAYHDSVAGALDRDALDAIAPSTPLRVQHRSGVLWMLNSAGLHRVGLPDHPDGRLRSTDSWAEALGRNEASLADLSGRLARYGVTGITDATPDLAIADVVQLTELHRRGELRQRVHCLAPGKRILHDDDLDLDQLTAWIADKHRDDHPVAIHCVTAAQLLVTIAALRDAGRHPGDRIEHAAVVPPDSLSDLADLGVTVVTQPNFVAERGDQYLDEVPLDEHAQLWRVASLIAAGIPVALSTDMPFGDGDPWAAMRAAVRRAAPSGAVLNATECVSAATALTMFFGHPEAPTRARRIAPGEPADLCVLSVTPENALAELDSGMVAATIVGGEIAD from the coding sequence ATGCTGATACAGCGCGCGGTAACGCTGGATGGCGCGTCGGTCGACATTCGCGTCGGCGAGCGGATCGACGAGATCGCCGAAAGCCTGACCCCCCAACCCGGCGAGGACGTCCTCGACGCCGCCGGCGGAACCGTGCTGCCCGGCCTGCACGACCACCACGTGCACCTGTATTCGGCGGCCGCGGCGGCGACCTCGATCCGGGTCGGCCCGCCACATGTGCACGACCGGGCCGGGCTGGCTGCCGCGCTCGCGGAGGCCGAGCCCGGCGAGGACGGCTGGATCCGCGCGGTGGCCTATCACGACTCGGTCGCCGGCGCCCTCGACCGCGATGCCCTGGACGCCATCGCGCCGTCGACACCGCTACGCGTGCAACATCGCAGCGGTGTGCTGTGGATGCTCAACTCGGCCGGCCTGCACCGCGTCGGCCTGCCCGACCATCCCGACGGCCGACTGCGCAGCACGGACTCCTGGGCCGAGGCGCTGGGGCGTAACGAAGCAAGCCTGGCCGACCTCAGTGGACGGCTGGCCCGCTACGGCGTCACCGGAATCACCGACGCCACACCGGATCTCGCGATCGCCGACGTCGTGCAGCTGACGGAGCTGCACCGTCGCGGCGAACTACGTCAGCGCGTGCACTGTCTGGCGCCCGGCAAGCGGATCCTGCACGACGACGACCTCGACCTCGACCAGCTCACGGCCTGGATCGCCGACAAGCATCGCGATGACCACCCCGTCGCGATCCACTGCGTCACCGCCGCCCAGCTACTGGTCACGATCGCCGCGCTGCGCGATGCGGGCCGGCACCCCGGCGACCGCATCGAGCACGCCGCCGTCGTGCCACCCGACAGCCTGTCCGATCTGGCCGATCTCGGCGTCACCGTGGTGACCCAGCCGAATTTCGTTGCCGAGCGCGGTGATCAGTATCTCGACGAGGTGCCCCTCGACGAACACGCCCAGCTCTGGCGCGTCGCGTCGCTCATCGCCGCGGGCATCCCGGTCGCACTCTCCACCGACATGCCGTTCGGCGACGGTGACCCCTGGGCAGCGATGCGCGCGGCCGTGCGCCGCGCCGCGCCCAGCGGAGCCGTGCTCAACGCCACCGAATGTGTCTCGGCGGCAACGGCTTTGACGATGTTCTTCGGCCACCCCGAAGCCCCCACCCGCGCCCGCCGGATCGCGCCCGGCGAGCCCGCGGACCTCTGCGTACTCAGCGTGACGCCCGAGAACGCGCTGGCCGAACTGGATTCCGGCATGGTCGCCGCAACCATCGTCGGCGGCGAGATCGCCGACTGA
- a CDS encoding TetR/AcrR family transcriptional regulator, which translates to MAAYENPFRKIVDPVARKLHLPFGTRDFIDKIVRGGVDQAGRRTLHMLITTWDTTGGGPFAASAIATAGLAKTVDIAQGLFIGPVFNPLLKALGADQITFRASLCASAVVGLGIMRYGVKVEPIHSMDVDTVVNAVAPTLQRYLIGEIS; encoded by the coding sequence ATGGCCGCCTACGAGAATCCGTTCCGAAAGATTGTGGATCCGGTGGCACGCAAGCTGCACCTGCCTTTCGGCACGAGAGATTTCATCGACAAAATCGTCCGCGGCGGTGTCGACCAGGCCGGCCGGCGGACTCTGCACATGCTTATCACCACCTGGGATACCACCGGCGGCGGCCCATTCGCGGCCAGTGCGATCGCCACCGCGGGACTGGCCAAGACCGTTGACATCGCGCAGGGCCTGTTCATCGGCCCGGTCTTCAACCCACTGCTGAAGGCGTTGGGTGCCGACCAGATCACGTTTCGTGCCTCGCTGTGCGCATCGGCCGTGGTTGGTCTGGGCATCATGCGGTACGGGGTAAAGGTCGAGCCAATTCATTCGATGGACGTCGACACCGTCGTGAATGCCGTCGCACCCACTTTGCAGCGCTACCTAATCGGTGAGATCTCCTGA
- a CDS encoding acyl-CoA dehydrogenase family protein — MTDDELRTEVRKWLADNWNPDIDRGSWAHIVVEAGWATPSWEPDFYGRGLTDSQSRLVAAEFAAVGAHGCGHDRGNLFACTLHELGTDEQKQRLIPPSIRGESKWCLLYSEPGAGSDLAGLRTRAERDGDEWVINGQKVWTSFAKTADYGMLVARTDWTVPKHQGISFFMLPMKQPGVEVRPIHQITGESEFNEVFIEDARVPAGNLVGELNAGWSVLNTALAYERRFMADIARTAKDAKRPRGEKGHLLVELARDAGRLDDPYIRQQIARVDALATVNRWNTQRSKAATDRVESATLMALGKIAMSRILHETARVETEIVGAEAMLAGPDNPVGDAVTFRTLNAYFTSIGGGTDQIQRNIVGERVLGLPKEPEPYKNTAFRELPH, encoded by the coding sequence ATGACTGACGACGAGCTACGCACCGAAGTCCGAAAGTGGTTGGCGGACAACTGGAATCCCGATATCGATCGCGGTAGCTGGGCCCACATCGTGGTCGAGGCCGGCTGGGCGACGCCGAGCTGGGAGCCGGACTTCTACGGCCGGGGCCTCACCGACAGCCAATCCCGGCTGGTGGCGGCGGAATTCGCCGCCGTCGGTGCGCACGGCTGCGGGCATGATCGCGGCAACCTGTTCGCCTGCACGCTGCATGAACTCGGCACCGACGAGCAGAAGCAGCGGCTTATCCCGCCGTCGATCCGTGGCGAGAGCAAGTGGTGCCTGCTGTACAGCGAACCCGGCGCCGGCTCGGACCTCGCCGGACTGCGCACCCGGGCCGAGCGTGACGGCGACGAGTGGGTGATCAACGGGCAGAAGGTGTGGACGTCATTCGCCAAGACCGCGGACTACGGAATGTTGGTGGCCCGCACCGACTGGACGGTGCCGAAGCATCAGGGCATCAGCTTCTTCATGCTGCCGATGAAGCAACCCGGGGTCGAGGTGCGACCGATCCATCAGATCACCGGCGAGTCGGAGTTCAACGAGGTCTTCATCGAAGACGCCCGGGTTCCCGCGGGAAATCTGGTCGGCGAGTTGAACGCCGGATGGTCGGTGCTGAACACCGCGCTCGCCTACGAGCGACGGTTCATGGCCGACATCGCGCGGACCGCGAAGGACGCGAAGCGCCCGCGCGGCGAAAAGGGCCATCTGCTAGTCGAATTGGCGCGTGACGCCGGCCGACTCGACGACCCGTACATCCGACAGCAGATCGCCCGGGTCGACGCGCTGGCGACCGTGAACCGGTGGAACACCCAGCGGTCGAAGGCCGCGACCGACCGGGTCGAGTCGGCGACGCTGATGGCGCTGGGCAAGATCGCGATGTCGCGGATCCTGCACGAGACGGCGCGCGTCGAGACCGAGATCGTCGGCGCCGAAGCGATGTTGGCCGGTCCGGACAATCCGGTCGGTGACGCGGTGACGTTCCGAACCCTGAACGCCTACTTCACCTCGATCGGTGGCGGCACCGACCAGATTCAGCGCAACATCGTCGGCGAGCGGGTGCTCGGACTACCGAAAGAGCCTGAGCCGTACAAGAACACGGCCTTCCGCGAGCTGCCGCACTGA
- a CDS encoding acyl-CoA dehydrogenase family protein, with protein sequence MPFAVSDEQRALRSAVADLMTRHSGEAQVRTLMATDTGFDAAVWRELATMGLTGLLIDEAHGGAGAGPVEMGIAMEEMGRALLVSPFLSTAVLVPSLLAAVGDKSESAPALTRIATGDLIATVAFAEDGSARIPAAIATSAGLIGDTWHLTGYKHFVLDGLSAAVIYVLAATDAGPTVFAVDAGADGLAVTPLETVDATRKQCRLQFVDTPARLIGRPGAGIEAFGTALDVAALALVGEQAGGARRAVEMATEYAKTRYQFGRAIGSFQAVKHMCADMLLEAESTVSAARFAAESYASGAASRVADLALAQAYCSDAFVFVAATSIQVHGGIGFTWEHPAHLYLRRARSDAQLLGSASWHRERYLQQIGA encoded by the coding sequence ATGCCCTTCGCGGTGAGCGACGAGCAGCGGGCCCTGCGCAGCGCGGTCGCCGACCTGATGACCCGGCATTCCGGGGAGGCACAGGTGCGCACGCTGATGGCCACCGACACCGGCTTCGATGCGGCGGTCTGGCGCGAACTGGCCACCATGGGACTGACCGGTCTGCTGATCGACGAGGCACATGGCGGCGCCGGCGCGGGCCCGGTCGAGATGGGCATCGCGATGGAGGAGATGGGCCGGGCGCTGCTGGTCAGCCCGTTCCTGTCGACGGCGGTGCTGGTGCCCAGCCTGCTCGCCGCTGTCGGTGACAAGTCCGAAAGTGCTCCGGCGCTAACACGAATCGCCACCGGCGACCTGATCGCCACCGTCGCGTTCGCCGAGGACGGCTCGGCCCGGATACCGGCGGCGATCGCCACGTCCGCCGGTCTGATCGGCGATACCTGGCACCTCACCGGCTACAAGCATTTCGTGCTCGACGGGCTGTCGGCGGCGGTGATCTACGTGCTGGCCGCCACCGATGCGGGTCCTACCGTGTTCGCGGTCGACGCCGGAGCCGACGGCCTGGCCGTGACACCGCTCGAAACCGTGGACGCGACGCGCAAGCAGTGTCGGCTGCAATTCGTCGACACCCCGGCGCGGCTGATCGGTCGACCGGGTGCCGGGATCGAGGCGTTCGGCACCGCGCTGGATGTGGCGGCGCTGGCGCTGGTCGGCGAGCAGGCGGGCGGCGCGCGCCGCGCGGTCGAGATGGCCACCGAGTACGCCAAGACCCGCTACCAGTTCGGTCGCGCGATCGGCAGCTTTCAGGCCGTCAAGCACATGTGCGCCGACATGCTGCTGGAGGCGGAGTCCACGGTCTCGGCGGCCCGGTTCGCGGCGGAGTCCTATGCCTCCGGAGCCGCGTCTCGTGTCGCGGATCTGGCTCTGGCGCAGGCGTATTGCTCGGATGCCTTCGTATTCGTCGCGGCCACGAGCATTCAGGTGCACGGCGGCATCGGGTTCACCTGGGAGCACCCGGCCCACCTGTACCTGCGCCGGGCCCGCAGCGACGCCCAACTGCTGGGCAGCGCGTCGTGGCATCGGGAGCGCTACCTGCAGCAGATCGGAGCCTGA
- a CDS encoding alpha/beta hydrolase: MPSTDFHPELRKVARFAPRALVGPRTLKLIRKVSPAIQRGGSSRDVEALILPSGVGVRLYRPADAGAPGPGLLWIHGGGYVIGTAQQDDELCRRFVRELGVTVVSVDYRLAPEHPYPAPLEDCYSALTWLAALPAVDPARVAIGGASAGGGLAAALALLARDRGEVTPALQLLAYPMLDDRSGSTAENPNYRLWGPKSNRFGWAAYLGNADPKVAVPARHEDLSGLPPAWIGVGTHDLFHDEDVAYAARLTAAGVPCQIETIPGVFHGFDLVVPKAAVSRAFFASQCASLRAALAATS, from the coding sequence ATGCCGAGCACAGATTTCCACCCTGAACTCCGCAAAGTCGCTCGATTCGCGCCCCGCGCGCTGGTCGGTCCCCGGACGTTGAAGTTGATCCGAAAGGTCTCGCCGGCGATCCAGCGCGGCGGCAGCAGCCGCGACGTCGAGGCGCTGATCCTGCCGTCCGGAGTCGGGGTGCGGCTGTACCGCCCAGCCGACGCCGGCGCGCCCGGCCCGGGGCTGCTGTGGATTCACGGTGGCGGCTATGTCATCGGCACCGCACAGCAGGACGACGAACTGTGCCGACGGTTCGTCCGGGAACTGGGCGTCACCGTCGTGTCGGTGGACTACCGGCTGGCCCCCGAGCATCCTTACCCCGCTCCGCTGGAGGACTGCTATTCCGCGCTAACGTGGCTGGCCGCGCTGCCCGCGGTGGACCCGGCCCGGGTCGCGATCGGCGGCGCCAGCGCCGGCGGCGGGCTTGCGGCGGCTCTTGCGCTGCTGGCACGCGACCGCGGTGAGGTCACGCCGGCATTGCAACTGCTGGCGTACCCGATGCTCGACGACCGCAGCGGATCGACGGCGGAGAACCCGAACTACCGGCTGTGGGGACCGAAGAGCAACCGCTTCGGGTGGGCGGCCTACCTCGGCAACGCCGACCCGAAGGTGGCGGTACCGGCCCGCCACGAGGACCTCAGCGGCCTTCCCCCGGCGTGGATCGGCGTCGGCACGCACGACCTGTTCCACGACGAGGACGTCGCCTACGCCGCCCGGCTGACGGCCGCCGGGGTCCCGTGTCAGATCGAGACGATTCCGGGCGTATTCCACGGCTTCGACCTGGTGGTGCCGAAAGCGGCTGTGTCCCGGGCCTTTTTCGCCAGCCAGTGCGCGAGTCTGCGGGCGGCGCTGGCCGCGACGAGCTGA
- a CDS encoding alpha/beta hydrolase — MTVTSRAKWLLRAKPGDYMLAWSDAMASLPVVGRHLEPLGGLTAMGVWGYRQIPEFMAASKQSGQTPVTAADRRAERAQTNAILDAALRGVVSNQDLDIEWPAPDKAPPVWRALRHRRHLHRTSVRYGKLPSQLLDVWRRKDLPVRPAPVMIFVPGGAWVHGGRQLQGYALMSQLAEMGWICLSVEYRVSPHNRWPSHITDIKTAIAWARANVDKFGGDRNFIAVTGCSAGGHLAALAGLTANDPAMQTDLPPDSDTSVDAVVGIYGRYDWEDRSTPERARFVDFLERVVVKRRIDRHPDVFRDASPIARIHPDAPPFLVIHGSSDSVIPVAQARSFVERLRSISRSIVSYVELPGAGHGFDMTDGARTGSVSTAVGLFLDAVYRNRIIAAKEVV, encoded by the coding sequence ATGACTGTGACTTCTCGGGCGAAGTGGTTGCTTCGCGCCAAGCCTGGCGACTACATGCTGGCCTGGAGCGACGCGATGGCGTCGCTGCCGGTGGTCGGCAGGCACCTCGAACCGCTCGGTGGCCTGACGGCGATGGGTGTGTGGGGTTATCGGCAAATTCCGGAATTCATGGCCGCGTCGAAACAGTCCGGACAAACCCCGGTCACGGCCGCTGACCGCCGGGCCGAGCGGGCTCAGACCAACGCGATTCTCGACGCGGCATTGCGCGGCGTCGTCTCGAACCAGGACCTCGACATCGAGTGGCCGGCACCCGACAAGGCTCCGCCGGTCTGGCGCGCGTTGCGCCACCGTCGCCACCTGCACCGCACGTCGGTGCGCTACGGCAAGCTGCCGTCGCAGCTGCTCGACGTCTGGCGGCGCAAGGACCTGCCGGTGCGCCCGGCGCCGGTGATGATCTTCGTTCCCGGTGGGGCCTGGGTGCACGGCGGACGGCAGTTGCAGGGCTACGCGCTGATGTCGCAGTTGGCCGAGATGGGCTGGATCTGCTTGTCGGTGGAGTACCGGGTCTCGCCGCACAACCGTTGGCCGTCGCACATCACCGACATCAAGACCGCGATCGCATGGGCGCGAGCGAACGTCGACAAGTTCGGCGGCGACCGCAATTTCATTGCGGTGACGGGCTGTTCGGCCGGCGGACACTTGGCCGCCCTTGCCGGGCTGACCGCCAACGACCCCGCCATGCAGACCGACCTGCCGCCGGACTCGGACACTTCGGTCGACGCTGTGGTCGGCATCTACGGCCGCTACGACTGGGAAGACCGCTCGACCCCCGAGCGGGCCCGGTTCGTCGACTTCCTCGAGCGGGTCGTGGTCAAGCGTCGTATCGATCGTCATCCCGACGTCTTCCGCGACGCATCGCCGATCGCACGAATTCATCCAGATGCCCCGCCGTTCTTGGTGATTCACGGCAGCAGCGACTCCGTGATCCCGGTGGCGCAGGCCCGCAGCTTCGTCGAGCGGCTCCGGTCGATTTCCCGGTCGATCGTCAGCTACGTCGAACTGCCCGGCGCCGGCCATGGCTTCGACATGACCGACGGGGCGCGCACCGGCTCCGTGTCGACGGCGGTGGGGCTGTTCCTCGATGCGGTCTATCGCAACCGGATCATCGCGGCCAAAGAGGTCGTTTAG
- a CDS encoding WS/DGAT/MGAT family O-acyltransferase: MKRLSGWDAVLLYSETPNVHMHTLKIAVIELDDHRRDFDIEAFRRVIHSRLYKLEPFCYQLVDIPLKLHHPMWRENCDVDLTYHVRPWQLKAPGGRRELDEAIGEIASTPLDRDHPLWEMYFVEGLPDNRIAVIGKVHHALADGVAAANLLARGMDLAPGPQDGEVRYAPDPAPSTGELVRSAFADHMRHIGRIPGTIGYTAKGINRVRRSSRKLGPELTMPFTPPPSFMNHMLTPERRFATATLALGDIKETAKSLGVTINDMVLALSAGALRTMRLKYDGASDDPLLASVPVSFDRSPDRISGNYFTGMMVGLPTDVDDPLERVRRSHDYANDAKESQQLLGPELVSRWAAYFPPAPAESLFRWLSSRDGQNKVLNLNVSNVPGPREHGRVGGAKVTEIYSVGPLTAGSGLNITVWSYVDQLNVSVLAEDATLDDPHELTAAIIDELADIRRAAGLSEQLTVVEGALAQA; encoded by the coding sequence ATGAAGCGGCTGAGCGGCTGGGACGCGGTACTGCTCTACAGCGAAACGCCGAATGTGCACATGCACACGCTCAAGATCGCGGTCATTGAACTCGACGACCATCGCCGCGACTTCGACATCGAGGCCTTCCGCCGGGTGATCCACAGCCGGTTGTACAAGCTGGAGCCGTTTTGCTATCAGCTGGTTGACATTCCGCTCAAGCTGCACCACCCGATGTGGCGGGAGAATTGCGACGTCGACCTCACCTATCACGTGCGGCCGTGGCAACTGAAGGCGCCGGGTGGCAGGCGTGAGTTGGACGAGGCGATCGGCGAGATTGCCAGCACGCCGCTCGACCGCGACCACCCCCTGTGGGAGATGTACTTCGTCGAAGGACTGCCCGACAACCGGATCGCCGTGATCGGCAAGGTGCATCACGCGCTGGCCGACGGGGTCGCCGCGGCGAACTTGCTGGCGCGCGGGATGGATCTGGCGCCCGGACCGCAGGACGGCGAGGTGCGCTATGCCCCCGACCCTGCGCCGTCGACCGGCGAACTGGTGCGCTCGGCGTTCGCCGACCACATGCGGCATATCGGGCGGATCCCTGGAACGATCGGCTACACCGCCAAGGGCATCAACCGGGTGCGGCGCAGTTCCCGCAAGCTCGGTCCCGAACTGACGATGCCGTTCACCCCGCCGCCGTCGTTCATGAACCACATGCTCACTCCCGAACGTCGGTTCGCCACAGCCACTTTGGCTTTGGGTGACATCAAGGAGACCGCCAAGTCGCTCGGTGTCACGATCAATGACATGGTGCTGGCCTTGTCGGCGGGGGCGTTACGCACGATGCGACTGAAATACGACGGCGCATCCGATGACCCGTTGCTGGCGTCGGTGCCGGTCAGCTTCGACCGCTCGCCGGACCGCATATCGGGGAACTACTTCACCGGCATGATGGTCGGTCTGCCCACCGATGTCGACGATCCGCTGGAACGGGTGCGCCGCTCACACGATTACGCCAATGACGCCAAGGAGAGTCAGCAGTTGCTCGGCCCGGAATTGGTCAGCCGCTGGGCCGCCTACTTCCCGCCCGCACCCGCAGAGTCGCTGTTCCGCTGGCTGTCTAGCCGCGACGGGCAGAACAAGGTGCTCAACCTCAACGTCTCCAACGTGCCCGGGCCGCGTGAACACGGACGCGTCGGGGGCGCGAAGGTCACCGAGATCTATTCGGTGGGGCCGTTGACCGCCGGCAGCGGATTGAACATCACCGTGTGGAGTTACGTTGACCAGCTGAACGTTTCGGTGCTCGCCGAGGACGCCACTCTCGACGACCCGCACGAGCTCACCGCGGCGATCATCGACGAGTTGGCCGATATCCGCCGCGCCGCAGGGCTTTCCGAGCAGCTGACGGTGGTCGAGGGCGCGCTGGCCCAGGCCTGA